Genomic DNA from Thermotoga petrophila RKU-1:
TGAGACAACAGCGGTTATTTCAAAAGAATCGATGTTTTTCAATCCCTTCAAAAGAGTAGAAAGCCCCGTCCCTCCACCTACAGCAACCACATTCACAGCTCACACCTTCTCTATATCTCTGTGCTTCTCAATGACCGTAAAACCTTCTCTTTCCAGCATTTCTTTCAGTCTATGTGTGATGTACACGGATCTATGTTTGCCACCGGTACATCCTATCCCTACAGTGATTATCCTTCTTCCAGTCCTCTGATACTCTTCTATCGCTACCTTGAGTACTTCAAAGATCTTTTCGATGAACTCTTCCACCACCGGATAATTTTTGAAGTACGCTTCTACCTCGCTGTCCAACCCCGTTTTCGAAGAAAGTTCCGGTACGTAGTGTGGATTCGGAAGAAAACGAGCATCAAAAACGAAATCCGCGTCCATCGGGATTCCGTGTTTAAATCCGAAACTCATTATTCTGACAGAGGTTCCACCGGCTTGGTTCACGAGAAAATGCGCCAGGGTTTCGCGCAGTTGATGCGTGTTCATCCTGGTCGTATCTATAACAACATCCGCTATTTCCTTTATATGAGAGAGGATTTCCTTCTCTTTCTCTATGGCGTCTTCCAGCCCTAATCCGTCCTTTTGAAGAGGGTGTCTTCTTCTCGTCAGAGCGTATCTTCTTAGGAGTTCTTCCGTGGACGCCTCCAAAAAAATCACCAGAGCGTTCGTTTTCTCCTTTATCCTCTCAACCGTTGATATGGGATCTCCGAGGTGTTCGCTTCGCACATCAATAGCCATCGCCATCTTTTCGAGGTCAGAACTCATGAAGAGCTTCAAGAGTTCCTCCAGTATGTTACCGGGAACGTTATCAACACAGAAATACCCCAGATCCTCAAGAAAACCCATTGCAGTGGTTTTACCCGCCCCCGAAAGCCCAGATACAACGACTATTCTCTTCAAGGTTTCCGATCACCCTCCCTGAGTATTTGAGAGAGTTTTTTCTTCAGATTTTTGATTCTCTCACTCATTTTCACGTTTTCGAGCACGGTGTTGGCCAACATGACGAACAGGATGTTATCTATCCCCACTTCATCGATGAATTCTTCGTACCGCTTGAAGTCTTTTTCTATTTTCTCTATGGTTTGATTGACTATTTCCAGATCCTCATCCGTAACGAGATTGTACACTTTTTTTCCAAGTCTAACGCTTATTTTCTTCTTCATCCTGTATCATCCCCTGATCGGTTGTGAGGGAGAGAAAACGCTGAATTTTCTCCACGAGTGTGTTCAGGGACCTTTTGTGTTGCTCGATGGTCTTTTCCAGTTGTTCCTTCTCCTTTTCTAAGTGAAGTACCCTCTCGTTCAACTGTTTCACCTTCGACCACAGTTCCCTATTTTCTTCTTTCAGCTTTCTGTAATCCTCTATCATTGAATCGAGAATCCTTTCAAGGTCCTCCAGTTCTTTCATTTGTTTTCCCTCCTTCGTGATTATATTAACACATCACGAATCGTTTTTATCACCAGGTTTTCAGGTACTTCAAGACCACGCAGCAGGATCTTTGCTCCCCTTTCGGTGTAGTTCATCTCAACGAGTTCCAGTCCTATCATCTCCGCAACTCTGAACACGTTGTTCAATTCCTGATAACCTATCTCCACTTCGAACTCTTTCATGAGCCTCAGCCTTCTCAGCTCTGCCCCCTTGACCGCCATCTCAGCAGCCGAAGAGTAAGCTTCTATGAGTCCACGAACACCCAGTTTCACTCCACCGAAATATCTTGTGACAACGATCGCTGTGTTCATAAGATCGTATTTTTTTAAAACCCCGAGAATGGGTCTGCCCGCCGTTCCACTCGGCTCACCATCGTCCGAACTGTGTTCAAGGATACCGTTTGGAGAGAAAATTCTGTAAGCCCAGCAGTTGTGAGTGGCATCCCTTTTCGAGACTTCTTTCAACTTCTCACGAAAGTCTTTCTCGTCCTTTATCGGAAAGATCGTGGCATAGAATTCTGATCTCTTAACGTTGATCCTTTCTGTGTGGGGTCTCACCACCGTCTTCCATTCCACCAGATTTCAACCTCCGTTTCCAGCTCCACACCGTATTTCTCTTTCACCTTTTTTCTCACAAACTCGATGAGTTTCATCACGTCATCGAAAGTGGCATTCCCTGCGTTCACAATGAATCCCGCGTGTTTTTCCGATATCTGAGCCCCTCCAATTCTGTAGCCCTTCAAACCTAAGGATTCTATGGCCTTTCCCACGTAGAAATCCTCTCTTGGCCTTTTGAACACACTTCCCGCACTTGGAAGATCGAGGGGTTGTTTCTCCAAACGCCTCTTTATATAATCGTCCATCTTCGCTTTTATGACTTCTTTCTTTTCTCTTTTGAAACTCATCATCACACGTGTTATGATCGATTTCTCTCTTTTAAATGTACTGTCTCTGTAGCCGAAAAAAATCTCGTTCTTCGAAAGCCAGGTCCTTTTTCCATCTCTTAGAACCTCGACCGCTTCGACGAACTCCCCGATCTCTCCTCCGTACGCTCCCGCGTTCATATAGATGGCTCCGCCCACGCTCCCCGGTATCCCGTACGCGAACTCCAGTCCTCCAAGCTCCGCTTCCATCAAAAATAGACAGAGTCTTTTCAGGGGAGTTCCACTTTCCACCAGTACCTTTTCTCCCTTTATTTCAATTTGATTCAGTCTTTCTGTTTTCACCACTGCGATGTCCAGATCGTCATCTTGAACCAGAAGATTCGTACCAAGTCCCATCATTTGAAACGGGACATCCCCCAGAACATTGATGGCTCGCTCCAGGGAAAAAACATCGTTTGGAAGGACAAGATATTTCACCCTTCCTCCGATTTTTATGCTGGTGTGGCAGGAAAGCTTTTCGAACATTCGCACGTCACAGCCTGTTTTGTAAAGGGATTCAAAGAGTTTGTCCAAAGATATCCCTCCTTAAACTCTATAGTATAATTTCAAACTGGGAGGTGTTGACTTGAAAAATCTACTCGATCTTTCTTACGAAGAACTGATAACCGAGATCACGAACCTGGGTCTCGAACGATACAGGGCAGATCAAATTCTGGACTGGATATTCAACAAAAAAGTGAACAACTTCGACGAGATGACAAACCTTTCGAAAAAGCACCGTGCTCTTTTGAAAGAGCACTTTTCTATTCCCTTCTTGAAACTCCTCGACAAGAAGGTTTCCAGAATAGATGGTACCACCAAATTCCTCTGGGAACTCGAAGATGGAAATACGATAGAATCTGTGATGCTTTTCCATCCAGACAGAATAACGGCCTGCATCTCAACCCAGGTTGGATGTCCTGTGAAGTGTATTTTCTGTGCCACAGGAATGAGTGGATTTGTGAGGAATCTCACCACAGGAGAAATCGTAGCACAGATCCTTTCCATGGAAAAAGAAGAGAAGAAAAAAATAGGAAACGTTGTGTACATGGGAATGGGAGAACCTCTTCTGAACTACGAAAACACGATAAAAAGCATAAGAACACTGAACCACAAAAAGATGGGAAACATTGGTATCAGGAGGATCACGATTTCGACAGTTGGAATCCCTGATAGAATAATTCAGCTGGCCGAAGAAGGGCTCGACGTGAAACTCGCTCTTTCACTCCATGCCCCAACAAATTTCAAGAGAGATCAGCTCGTTCCTTTGAACAAGAAGTACTCCATCGAAGAGATCTTGAATGCGGTGAAGATCTATCAGAAAAAGACGGGAAACCGTGTAACAATAGAGTACGTACTCATAAAGGGCATGAACGATGAGATAAGCGACGCAAAGAAGCTGGCTGAAATCCTGAAAAACATGAAGGTCTTCGTGAATTTGATCCCTGTGAATCCAACGGTGGAAGATCTGAAAAAACCATCGCGGGAACGACTGTTGACCTTCAAGAGGATATTACTGGAAAGCGGAATCGAAGCAGAAATCAGACGAGAAAAAGGTGCCGACATTGAGGCAGCCTGCGGTCAGTTGAGGTTGAAGAGAATAAAGTCAACATCATGAGAGTGTTTCTTGGAATAGTAACCGGCATCGTGGTTGGTGGGCTTTTCTTTTTGTTCGCAATGAAGCTTTATCAAAGTCAGTACAGCACGGTACCAGATGTTATCGGGCTTATCGGGATAGAAGCGTGTGAAAGACTGAGGACATCTGGGTTGTTTTGTGATGCGTCTTCTACTGAAACAGTAGTGGACACTTACCCCTGGGTTGGTTCACGAGTGAAAAAGGGAAGAACGGTAAACCTTTACTATGAAAATCCCCAGAAAAGAACCGTGCCTCGTCTTTCACAGTTGAATCTCTCGGTCGCAGAAGAGATCCTGAAGAGACTCGGATGGAATTACGAAACTGTTTACTT
This window encodes:
- the rapZ gene encoding RNase adapter RapZ produces the protein MKRIVVVSGLSGAGKTTAMGFLEDLGYFCVDNVPGNILEELLKLFMSSDLEKMAMAIDVRSEHLGDPISTVERIKEKTNALVIFLEASTEELLRRYALTRRRHPLQKDGLGLEDAIEKEKEILSHIKEIADVVIDTTRMNTHQLRETLAHFLVNQAGGTSVRIMSFGFKHGIPMDADFVFDARFLPNPHYVPELSSKTGLDSEVEAYFKNYPVVEEFIEKIFEVLKVAIEEYQRTGRRIITVGIGCTGGKHRSVYITHRLKEMLEREGFTVIEKHRDIEKV
- a CDS encoding DivIVA domain-containing protein produces the protein MKELEDLERILDSMIEDYRKLKEENRELWSKVKQLNERVLHLEKEKEQLEKTIEQHKRSLNTLVEKIQRFLSLTTDQGMIQDEEENKR
- a CDS encoding IMPACT family protein, with the protein product MEWKTVVRPHTERINVKRSEFYATIFPIKDEKDFREKLKEVSKRDATHNCWAYRIFSPNGILEHSSDDGEPSGTAGRPILGVLKKYDLMNTAIVVTRYFGGVKLGVRGLIEAYSSAAEMAVKGAELRRLRLMKEFEVEIGYQELNNVFRVAEMIGLELVEMNYTERGAKILLRGLEVPENLVIKTIRDVLI
- the murB gene encoding UDP-N-acetylmuramate dehydrogenase, yielding MDKLFESLYKTGCDVRMFEKLSCHTSIKIGGRVKYLVLPNDVFSLERAINVLGDVPFQMMGLGTNLLVQDDDLDIAVVKTERLNQIEIKGEKVLVESGTPLKRLCLFLMEAELGGLEFAYGIPGSVGGAIYMNAGAYGGEIGEFVEAVEVLRDGKRTWLSKNEIFFGYRDSTFKREKSIITRVMMSFKREKKEVIKAKMDDYIKRRLEKQPLDLPSAGSVFKRPREDFYVGKAIESLGLKGYRIGGAQISEKHAGFIVNAGNATFDDVMKLIEFVRKKVKEKYGVELETEVEIWWNGRRW
- the rlmN gene encoding 23S rRNA (adenine(2503)-C(2))-methyltransferase RlmN, with product MKNLLDLSYEELITEITNLGLERYRADQILDWIFNKKVNNFDEMTNLSKKHRALLKEHFSIPFLKLLDKKVSRIDGTTKFLWELEDGNTIESVMLFHPDRITACISTQVGCPVKCIFCATGMSGFVRNLTTGEIVAQILSMEKEEKKKIGNVVYMGMGEPLLNYENTIKSIRTLNHKKMGNIGIRRITISTVGIPDRIIQLAEEGLDVKLALSLHAPTNFKRDQLVPLNKKYSIEEILNAVKIYQKKTGNRVTIEYVLIKGMNDEISDAKKLAEILKNMKVFVNLIPVNPTVEDLKKPSRERLLTFKRILLESGIEAEIRREKGADIEAACGQLRLKRIKSTS
- a CDS encoding PASTA domain-containing protein, whose protein sequence is MRVFLGIVTGIVVGGLFFLFAMKLYQSQYSTVPDVIGLIGIEACERLRTSGLFCDASSTETVVDTYPWVGSRVKKGRTVNLYYENPQKRTVPRLSQLNLSVAEEILKRLGWNYETVYFPFGIEKDRILATYPEDGQVYNGKLILLIDTGERESYFLVENFVGKKADELKDDPRVLLFGTGDTVVAQYPPEGSIATEVILILGEE